DNA from Lactobacillus johnsonii:
CGGATAGGCCATTAACATGACGAGAATTTGAAGCTTCCTTTTTTGACCACCAGAGAGAGAATAAACGACTTGTTCATCCATATTTTCTAAATTAAGTTTAGTTAGGATAGACTGAAGTTTAGACTCATTTAGAGAAGGATTTTGATTGTATTTTAAGCTAAAATCTAATTCTTCTTTTACCGTAACATTTAAGAATTGATCGTCTGGATTTTGAAAAATTTGTCCTACTTTTGACAAATAAGGGCGGCGACGCCATTTTTTAACCTCTTTATCTTTAAAGAGTAGTTCTCCCTGATAAGTAATAACCTTGCTTAAGGCCTTAAATAAAGAAGTTTTACCGCTACCATTCTCTCCAGTTAAGAGGGTTGCTTTCCCAGAATAGATTTTTAAATTAGTTGAAGAAAGTAACTCTTTTTCTGGAAATGATAGTGAAAAAGAATTAAAAGAATATACTGATTCTTGCTTTGTATGAGGAAGAGAAAAATTGGTTACTACTTCTTCTTGAGAAGGTAGAGGAGTAGTTTGAATTCTTTGATTTTTGATAGCAAAAATTTTGGGATCGATTTTTTCATAATTAGCAAAGTTATGATCACTAATCAAAATCGTTTTACCTTCTTGATGGAGTGAATCTAAGCAGTTAAGCAGAAAATTTCGATTATGAGAGTCGCAATTAGCAAATGGCTCATCTAATAAGAAGAGGTCACTTTGCATTGCAATTAAGACGGCTAAGGCTACACGCTGCTTTTCACCGCCTGAGAGATGAAGGAAGGGACGGTCTAACAAATGCGAAATATTCGTTTTATGGCTAACCTCATCGATAATCTTTTGAGCAGTAACTCGATCAATTAGTTTATTTTCTAAAGCAAAAATTAACTCTTCTCTTGGTGTTGCCATGGTGAATTGACGATTAGGGTCTTGAAAGACCATACCCCAATTAGTAAATGGCTGAGTTAAAGAGCCAGTAGTAATTTTGCTGGTAGAAGTAGGCTCAAGGCCAGCAATTAATTTTAAAAGCGTAGATTTTCCGCAACCGCTAGGACCAGTTAATAGGGCAAAGTCGCCTTGGTTAATAGTAAAATCTAAATTCTTAAAAATTAATTTGTCTTGGTATTGAAAAGAAAGTTGGTTAATTTTGATTTGTTTGGATGACATGAGCTTTTTCTAAAAGATTTACGATTAATTTTACTAATACACAGGTAAATAAGAGCATGGAGATCCAGCGAACTACAAAGTAGAGAATCATATTAAAGGTTGAAAAATAGCTATAGCCGTTTTTTATGAAATCGTACAAATAAGTGACAATGGTTGTGGTTGTAGCAGATAAGAAAAGCGTAAACCAATCATATCGACGGTAGCTAGTAAAGGTAAAACCTAATTCACTACCTAGACCTTGAACGGCACCAGAAATTAAATTAACAGCTCCCCACTGTTCCCCAGCAATCAATTCAACGCAGGAGCCTAAGAATTCTCCTAAGAAAGCAGAGCCAGGGATGCGAACAAGAAAGCCTGCTAATGGTCCTGCCATACACCAAATTCCCATCATAATGTCATTAGCTAACATCCCATAGCCAATTGGAGTAAGGAGAGCGGTTAGAGCATTATAGAGGCTGTCACTAGCTAAATAAATAAAACCAAAAATAATAGCAATTAAGGCAATTAAGATGATATCTCTTACATGTAATTTTTTCATTTTTTCCTCCAAAAATAAAAAGCCACCTCAAAGAGGTGACTTAAATAAAAGTCTAAAAATAGTCATTTTCCCTACGCTGATATTAATCAAACAGGTTCAATGGGTATATTCTCAGCCCGATAGGCACCCCAGATGTATTTACAGTTTAAGCTTACGCTTAATAAGACTAAAAGACAATTAAAAATAATAAAAAGGTTATAATTAAAACAGAATAGAATCAAAGGGGACTGATTGAGATGGCAACAGCGACATTAAAAAATTATTTATTAAGTTTAATGCAAAATAATCAAGCTAGTGAAGTAGAGCTTCGAACCCAGAATTTTTTGTCCTACCATCTTTATTTAGAAGGGATGCATTATGACTTTATTGAATATCAGTCCGGAAGTAGTCAATTAATATATTGCCTTGCAGGTAAATGTGAAGTACAGGTAGGGAAGCAAAGCTTTTCTTTAACGAGTGGAAACATCTTATTAATTGAAAAAGATAGCGCGTATGCAATCAAGCTTAGTGACAAGAATACAGTAATTATAAAATTTAAGCTAACTAGCGATTTTTCATGGGATGAGCAAATAGAAAACGTAACAATTGATACTCCCACTGAAGAGAAACTAAGTACCCTATTTTTAAAGAATTTATCTCAGGATAAAGCCTTTTTATTTACAACGACGTCAGTAATGTGGAGTAGCCAAAGTATCAGAGAGATAGTGCAAGATGATCTTAATCATGCGGCATTTAATAGTACAATTGGATTAGAGTTACTTAAAGTAATGATTTTGCGCAATTTACGTGAGCAGAACTTTAAATTGAGTGAAAAAAGAGAAAATAAGTTTAAGGATGAGACCTTAGATCAGTACATTGACCAGCACTATAATGACATTACGCTAGCAGAAGCGGCTGAATATTTTGGTTTTAATCGAAATTACTTCTCTACAATGGTAAAAGAAAAAACTGGTAAGAGTTTTGTGGAACATGTTGACGATCGGCGTATGAGAGAGGCTAGAAGACTGCTCGCTAAGCCAAATGTATCGTTAAAAGAAATAATTGAAACTATTGGTTATTCAAGTAAGTCATTTTTCTATAAAAAATTTAAGCATTATTATGGAATGACACCAGCAGAAATGAGAAAGAGATTATTTAGAGAAGCTCATATTAATTTGAAATAGGTATGTAAAAAGGGATGCTTTTAGAATAATTATATAGATGAAGAATAATACGACCAGAATAAAGTACAGCGCCTATTTGAAGAAAAGATAACTATTTACTCTGCTTTTGGCAGAGTTTTTTATTATACTAGCAATATAATTAATAAAAAAATAATATTGAAAAATTCATTAAATATAAATATAATACTAATTAATAAATGAGAAAGGACAATTAATATGAAAGTAAGAAAAAGTCTATTAACTCTTGGTACTGTAGTCGTATTGGGATTAAGTGCCTCTATCGTTTCTTCTAATAAAGTTTCAGCAGCTGAAGTAGGAAAGAATGAAACTGTTGCCTTTAATGTTAAAGAAAATGTATTAAGTTTTAATCAAAAACAGCTTTTCTTAGAAAGTAAAGCCGGTGGATGGCTTAATCATACTGCTCATACTGGTTACTGGGGTGGAGGTCCTTTGGGTGGTGGAGAAAGTCCAACCAATCCAATAAGAGACTATTATCCTTGGAGATAAGGAAAAATCAGTTTAGTTAGTTTACTTATAAAAACTTCAAATATTACTTCAAAGGAGAACCTTGATTTACAGGGTACTCCTTTTTATATATTTGTATAAAAAGCTCGAATAGAAAAGGAACTACATGTTAATGAAACAAAGTATATATTCTAAAGTTTTAACAACACAGGTAGCACTAAATATAGTACTAATGCTATTTATATTTAACCAAATGAATATCTTCTTCTTTGTTTTTCAAGAGATTCTTTTGATATTAAGCCTACTACTGAAAAAGAAAAATATTTTTTTAAGTATAGTATTCTTACCTTTTATTTTTATGTATAGTTATGGTCTGGCACTTTATACAGTAGTTCAAAAGAATTCAAGGCTAGCTGTACCCATATATATAGTTTATTTTATTGGGATGCTTTTAATTTTGATACCTATTGTTAAAGAAAAATTTGGAAAAATAAAACAAGAGTTATTGAGGCTAATAGCTCTAATTTGGCTTGTTGTGGTAACTTTACATACAGTCGGAATCTTTCGAATAGTTACTAAAAAAGAAAATGAATTATTGTATGCAATAAATGCAAGTGGCATTGTGTATTCATTTGTGACATTTATTTGTGTATATACTGTTTAAAATATGGGGATATAATTTTTACTTTAATCTTCACGTAAAAAATATGGGTATAAGATACTATAGTATATTTATATTGGCACTTTTATTTGTCATTTGGTATTCGTTCTTCTCTGTATTTTTGGGTTTAGCTCAATCAAGTGATGAAATTTTTAATAATTGGAATTTTTCTCTGATAAATCCAAGATATTCTGCGACATATCAAAGTAGTATAGAAGTTATATTGAATGCTTTGGAGCCTGCTATTTCCGAAGAAATAGTAAGATATGGATATATTATAATTTTATTAACTATTTTGAAAAATAGAAAATATCAATTGCAATGGTCAATATTTATAAGTGCTGTATTCTTTGCTTTAAGTCACATTAGCAATTTTTTTAATACAGATCAAGCATTTGATAACGTTATTTCTCAAATTATAGTAGCACTTGGATTAGGTTGTTTTTTAGGTGTCTTGCTATTATATACAGGTAAAATATGGATAAATATTTTAATTCATTTTTGCTTTGACTTTTTAGTTTTTTCGATAACCGATATAGGATATTTGACGGTAAGTGTATTTAGACAAAATAATGGCTGGATATTAAAATCGGGGATACAATTATGCATTTTACTAGTTGTGTCTTATCTATTAATGTCTTTGAATAAAAATATATTAAAAAATAATATTGAAAAATTAGTTGGGTAGCATGAAAAAAGCGAGCAATACATTCTTTACAATATAGAGAACGTATTGTTCGCTTCTTTGTTTGGAGAGATAATTTTTCCAGACACTTATTACATATTTTTTAATCTCTTAATTCGATCCGCAGTAGGCGGGTGAGTATCAAAGAGTGAGCTTAACCCACGATTATGAAGTGGAGTTTCAATGTAGAGCCCAGCACTTGATGGATCTGGATCTTTCATTGGCTCACTGTTAGAAATCTTCTCTAAAGCTGAAATTAGGCCTTGTGGATTCCTAGTAAGTTCTACTGAGCCCGCATCAGCCAGATATTCTCGATTACGAGACAGAGCCATTTGGGCAAGTCCTGCAGCAAGTGGTCCTAAAATTAGGGTAAAAACAATTGCTACTACCTTAAAAATTGCTTCTAAAGGACTTGAGTCTCGGTCATCGCGGTCTGAATTGCCGCCCCACCACCAAATGCGAGAGGCGAAGTTAGAAATAAAAGAAATTACTGCTACTAGTGCAACTCCAATAGTTGAAACTAAGATATCATAATTTCTAATATGAGAAATTTCATGACCTAAAACGCCCTCTAACTCACTTCTATTTAATCGTTCTCGTAAGCCAGTTGTAACGGCAACATAACTATGCTTAGGATCTCGTCCAGTCGTAAAAGCATTCGGGCTTGGATCATTGATAATAAAAACTCTTGGCATCGGAACTTGTCCAGACAGAGCCATATCTTCAACAATGTGCCAAAGTTCTGGATCGTCTTCTTCATGAATCTCTCGGCCGTGATTCATGCTCATCACTAGGTTTCCAGGATTTTGAAGAACAATAAAAAGATAAATTAAACTACCAATAAGAGCAATGGCGATTCCGGAAAAAGGTTCGCCATTAATTAAGTATCCTAACCCACCACCAACAAGAGCTAGAATAATAACGAATATAACAAGCAAAAATGCTGTTTTACGCTTATTGCGTGCTATTTGTTGATAGAGCATTAATTAACCTAAAATTTGACTTGAGGAACGGCCTTTTCTTCAGTTGGTGTTTGAAGATAGTCCATTTTCTTAAAGCCATGCATCTTAGCTACTAAGTTAGATGGGAAAGTTAGTAACTTCTCATTAAACATAGCAACTGTTGAGTTATAAAGTTGACGTGAGTAGGCAATCTTATTTTCAGTATTAGTAAGTTCTTCTTGAAGTGCTAAGAAGTTTTGGTTTGCTTTTAAGTCAGGATAATTTTCAGCTAAAGCAAAAATACTCTTCAACGAATCAGTAATTTGATTAGAAAGTTTATTAGCTTCTTCGTGATCAGAAGATGGAAGATTTACTAATTGGTTTCTTAATGAAACTACTTTTTCTAAAGTGCCGCTTTCGTGCTTAGCATAACCCTTAACTGTTTCAACTAAGTTAGGGATTAAGTCATTACGACGCTTTAATTGAACATCAATTTGGCTCCAAGCTTCATCGGCATGCACCTTAGCTTTTTGTAAGCCGTTATAGATGCCAATATAAATAGCTACCAATAAAATTAAAATAATGATAATAATCCAGGTTAAACTCATAAACTGAATCCTTTCTCTATATCATAAATATTAAGCTAAAATGTTAGGAATATTGTACCAAATAACAGAAAATTAGAACATAAAAAAAGCACAGTTTTGTGCTTTTTTACGATATCTAAATAACAAAGTCTAAGACGATCCATCCAAGGATTGTCAAAATAATCAAACCAGCAAATTCGAGAACTGAAAATACCCAGAAGAATTTGCGCTTTGATACTGTTCCGTTTTCAACGAAACTTTTGAAAACAAGCATGTTAGCCATTGATCCAACAAGTGAACCAAATCCTCCAATATTTGAACCTAAGAATAAGGCTTCAGCATAATTAGTAAATTTACCAATTAGGATGGTTGAAGGAACATTAGAAATAAATTGACTTGAAATGATTGAAGTCAAGAAGACAGAATGTTCAGAGAACATGGTCTTTGAAATAAGTGTAACGATAAATGGTATTTGCTGGATATCACTAATAAAAATAAAAAAGCATGTAAAAGTTAAGAGTAAAGCATAATCCACATGTAACATAATTGAAGGATTAATAATAAGAGCCAAAATTACGGCAACAATTGCTGGCACATATGCTGGAACAATATTGAAAACACCAAAGAAGAAGAAAATTGAAACAGCAATGGTCAAAATCATGGGTCTGACACTAATCCTAATATCTTCTAAAGGTACTGTAGGAATAGGTTTATCTTTAACAAAAAAGATGAACAATAGAACGGTAATTAAACTGATCAGCAATAATGGAAGTGACCAACTAAAAAACTTAAGTGGCGAAACGTTATAGCGATTAACTACAAAAATATTGTGAGGATTACCCCATGGAGTAAAAGCAGCCCCAATATTTGCTCCCATTCCGATTAAAGTGACAGGTAGTATTTCAGGTAAACCGTGTCGTTTAGCAATTGTCAAATACAATGGTATAAGAGTTAAAACGGTTATATCATTAGTTAAGAACATTGCAGATACAATTGATAAGATTGTAAAAATCGCAGTTAATCTTCTTGTACTTCTAGCACTAGCTGTAAGCTTATAAGCTAATACATCCAAAACGTGTAAGTAAGAAAAAATTTGGATGATAGTCAGCATCGCTAAAATTGAGTATAGTGTGTGGAAGTTAATATCTTCAATCCGTGGTCGGGCGAAGAATAAGCTTATGATCGTTATGACAACCGTAATTTGTAAAATACGGTCTTTAGCAATATTTTTGATGACGGTCATTAATGTCCCCTCTTAAAATTAAATCAACACTACTATTTTGAACTCTTTAGCGTAAGTTCGCAACGCTTTTTTCGGATTAAACTTTCCTATTAATATTATTTTGAGCATTTTATTAGGGGAAGAAGAAAGAAAACTGCTATATTTAAGTTAGTAAATAACATAGGAGGAATAGACTATGCTTGATGCAAAAAATATTGAACTAAAAATAAAAGATGATGCTAAAGAGGCTTTAGAAAAGAAGATTAAACCGGGACAAGTTGTTTTACTAGCCTTAAATGATGGCTCAAATGGTTATTCTAAATTAGGTGGGACTTGTACAATCGGTGCTAATTTTCAGCTTGTTTTATTAGATCATAAGGATCCGGATTTTTCTATTAAAATTAAAAATAATATGGACTTAGACATGTATACATCTGATAAAGAATTAGCATTTTTAGAGGATGGATTAGTCCTTAACGCTCGTGATGCTGCTCTATCTTTATCTTCAAATGAGGGGATTATTGATGGCGGAGTTACCATTTCCGAATTTAAAGGTGAAAAATTATCTGCAGATGAGATGAAAAAATTAGGTGGAAAGATCTGCTAGGTATTGAAGTGACGTGCTTCTTCGTGGTATGATAATAAAAGATTTTCGAAAATTTTATTTGAGAGGAAGTATAGATCTATGCGTAAAGGTGAAAACTACAACACAGGTGTTACACCAAACTTAAGACCTAAGAACAAGAAGAATTCTAAAGCTCGTGTTAAGAGAGCTGCTGAAGTAGTTGCTTTCTTAAACAAAGCTGCTAAAGACGAAAACAAGTAATTAAATTTACTGTTCAATAAAGGGAGAGACGCTGTTTAGCGTCTCTCCTTTTTTTGTATCAAAAGTTATATAAATCTAAATTAATATAATAACATTTTGTTGTGTTTGAAATTATATTACTATATAAATTGTCTTATAGAGGACAAAGTAATAAAGCATAGGATATAAATTTTAAAATGAATAACATTTCGATAAAAGGGCTAGAATTAAAAGCAATTTTCGCCCTTATTTTGCCGTCTCTTTTTTTAGGAGTAGCAGATAATTTTTTAGATAATGTTTTTTGGGGAGTTGCGATGCTTCTGGTATTAGGCGCACTTGTTGGCCTAATTTTGCCAAATATTGTTAGTACATGGCTTATTTTAATTTTAACTGTATTGGGAATCAGCGGCTTAACCCTTGGCTATGTGAGATTAGATATATATGCTAAGGCAATATTATTGCTTTCGTTTCCAATAGAAGCCTATCTAGCGAGTCAGTTGAGAGAATGCATTTTTAGGTGGAGTATCTATAAGAAAAATGAAGCTAGCGTTTATCGCTATATTACCCACTACG
Protein-coding regions in this window:
- a CDS encoding LemA family protein; amino-acid sequence: MSLTWIIIIILILLVAIYIGIYNGLQKAKVHADEAWSQIDVQLKRRNDLIPNLVETVKGYAKHESGTLEKVVSLRNQLVNLPSSDHEEANKLSNQITDSLKSIFALAENYPDLKANQNFLALQEELTNTENKIAYSRQLYNSTVAMFNEKLLTFPSNLVAKMHGFKKMDYLQTPTEEKAVPQVKF
- a CDS encoding ECF transporter S component → MKKLHVRDIILIALIAIIFGFIYLASDSLYNALTALLTPIGYGMLANDIMMGIWCMAGPLAGFLVRIPGSAFLGEFLGSCVELIAGEQWGAVNLISGAVQGLGSELGFTFTSYRRYDWFTLFLSATTTTIVTYLYDFIKNGYSYFSTFNMILYFVVRWISMLLFTCVLVKLIVNLLEKAHVIQTNQN
- a CDS encoding ATP-binding cassette domain-containing protein, with translation MSSKQIKINQLSFQYQDKLIFKNLDFTINQGDFALLTGPSGCGKSTLLKLIAGLEPTSTSKITTGSLTQPFTNWGMVFQDPNRQFTMATPREELIFALENKLIDRVTAQKIIDEVSHKTNISHLLDRPFLHLSGGEKQRVALAVLIAMQSDLFLLDEPFANCDSHNRNFLLNCLDSLHQEGKTILISDHNFANYEKIDPKIFAIKNQRIQTTPLPSQEEVVTNFSLPHTKQESVYSFNSFSLSFPEKELLSSTNLKIYSGKATLLTGENGSGKTSLFKALSKVITYQGELLFKDKEVKKWRRRPYLSKVGQIFQNPDDQFLNVTVKEELDFSLKYNQNPSLNESKLQSILTKLNLENMDEQVVYSLSGGQKRKLQILVMLMAYPDVLLLDEPFSGLDQKSVSEVIFLLKNYFLDENHSLIVISHQLDQIQNLCDYHLVLKGQQLFYAK
- a CDS encoding CPBP family intramembrane glutamic endopeptidase — protein: MALLFVIWYSFFSVFLGLAQSSDEIFNNWNFSLINPRYSATYQSSIEVILNALEPAISEEIVRYGYIIILLTILKNRKYQLQWSIFISAVFFALSHISNFFNTDQAFDNVISQIIVALGLGCFLGVLLLYTGKIWINILIHFCFDFLVFSITDIGYLTVSVFRQNNGWILKSGIQLCILLVVSYLLMSLNKNILKNNIEKLVG
- a CDS encoding iron-sulfur cluster biosynthesis family protein, with the translated sequence MLDAKNIELKIKDDAKEALEKKIKPGQVVLLALNDGSNGYSKLGGTCTIGANFQLVLLDHKDPDFSIKIKNNMDLDMYTSDKELAFLEDGLVLNARDAALSLSSNEGIIDGGVTISEFKGEKLSADEMKKLGGKIC
- a CDS encoding AraC family transcriptional regulator, with the protein product MATATLKNYLLSLMQNNQASEVELRTQNFLSYHLYLEGMHYDFIEYQSGSSQLIYCLAGKCEVQVGKQSFSLTSGNILLIEKDSAYAIKLSDKNTVIIKFKLTSDFSWDEQIENVTIDTPTEEKLSTLFLKNLSQDKAFLFTTTSVMWSSQSIREIVQDDLNHAAFNSTIGLELLKVMILRNLREQNFKLSEKRENKFKDETLDQYIDQHYNDITLAEAAEYFGFNRNYFSTMVKEKTGKSFVEHVDDRRMREARRLLAKPNVSLKEIIETIGYSSKSFFYKKFKHYYGMTPAEMRKRLFREAHINLK
- a CDS encoding SLC13 family permease, whose translation is MTVIKNIAKDRILQITVVITIISLFFARPRIEDINFHTLYSILAMLTIIQIFSYLHVLDVLAYKLTASARSTRRLTAIFTILSIVSAMFLTNDITVLTLIPLYLTIAKRHGLPEILPVTLIGMGANIGAAFTPWGNPHNIFVVNRYNVSPLKFFSWSLPLLLISLITVLLFIFFVKDKPIPTVPLEDIRISVRPMILTIAVSIFFFFGVFNIVPAYVPAIVAVILALIINPSIMLHVDYALLLTFTCFFIFISDIQQIPFIVTLISKTMFSEHSVFLTSIISSQFISNVPSTILIGKFTNYAEALFLGSNIGGFGSLVGSMANMLVFKSFVENGTVSKRKFFWVFSVLEFAGLIILTILGWIVLDFVI
- the htpX gene encoding zinc metalloprotease HtpX gives rise to the protein MLYQQIARNKRKTAFLLVIFVIILALVGGGLGYLINGEPFSGIAIALIGSLIYLFIVLQNPGNLVMSMNHGREIHEEDDPELWHIVEDMALSGQVPMPRVFIINDPSPNAFTTGRDPKHSYVAVTTGLRERLNRSELEGVLGHEISHIRNYDILVSTIGVALVAVISFISNFASRIWWWGGNSDRDDRDSSPLEAIFKVVAIVFTLILGPLAAGLAQMALSRNREYLADAGSVELTRNPQGLISALEKISNSEPMKDPDPSSAGLYIETPLHNRGLSSLFDTHPPTADRIKRLKNM